One Gordonia zhaorongruii DNA segment encodes these proteins:
- a CDS encoding alpha/beta hydrolase — MTTVDDVLSWDLTQLPAAAASLDTLADRLVDAGSTAVAHAHSDADWHGATHDAATARIDVVNGSLRRTARAVAAAARATRSGHARLELSRTALRQQVYVARVAGFAVSATGATTHSDDARAADALYLTEKIQSKLAAVAANDSMTSNALHGALESLDGSGDSTSVVLPGGPSGAPHYAAQRMAELPPAERRPYWESLSPAERNRVITADPGTVGNLDGVPFTDRITANRLSMLNLLADEERLGREDGPAADKLRTLLDDERRFIAFDPDEGGRFVELIGDIDQDAPGVAVFVPGTGTALDDSESLRANAQALHKRTKAPVIVYANGEFPQTIVGNPVHGTKSMAIDPRLAMEAAPRLAAFGKQLDVELATTAPGVPTTVIGHSYGGSIVGTAEQLGMRADRVVYASSAGTGTLPDAEWSNPDPDVRRYSLTAPGDLIHIAQEYGGLVHGGDPDTAPGVTRLDTGYSGPDENGDRHLLEGTSAHSSYLSDPESDAFEAIAQVVIGEEPDHYVDRAPDLPGADELDDVERTLTLAGKIAGTMLLDQLVAPFTAPFR; from the coding sequence ATGACCACCGTCGACGATGTCCTGTCCTGGGATCTGACGCAGTTGCCGGCCGCCGCAGCATCCTTGGACACGCTCGCCGACCGGCTTGTCGACGCGGGGTCAACGGCGGTGGCTCACGCACACTCCGACGCCGACTGGCACGGAGCGACGCACGATGCCGCCACCGCACGGATCGACGTGGTGAACGGCTCGCTTCGACGAACCGCTCGAGCCGTCGCCGCTGCCGCCCGAGCCACCAGGTCCGGGCACGCGAGACTGGAACTGTCGCGAACTGCACTCCGGCAACAGGTCTACGTCGCGCGGGTCGCCGGATTCGCCGTATCGGCCACCGGAGCAACGACGCACTCGGACGACGCGCGCGCTGCCGATGCCCTGTACCTCACCGAGAAGATCCAGTCGAAGCTCGCTGCGGTCGCTGCCAACGACTCGATGACCAGCAACGCCCTGCACGGTGCCCTGGAATCACTCGACGGCAGCGGGGACTCCACCTCCGTGGTCCTGCCTGGTGGCCCCTCGGGTGCACCGCATTACGCCGCGCAACGCATGGCCGAGCTGCCGCCCGCCGAACGCCGACCGTACTGGGAATCCCTCTCGCCTGCGGAGCGCAACCGGGTCATCACCGCCGATCCGGGCACGGTCGGCAACCTCGACGGCGTCCCCTTCACCGACCGGATCACCGCAAATCGACTCTCAATGCTGAACCTGCTCGCCGATGAGGAGCGTCTCGGACGGGAGGACGGCCCGGCTGCGGACAAGCTCCGCACCCTGCTCGACGACGAGCGACGATTCATCGCATTCGATCCCGACGAAGGCGGCCGTTTCGTCGAGCTGATCGGCGACATCGATCAGGACGCCCCGGGCGTCGCGGTGTTCGTCCCCGGCACCGGAACAGCCCTCGACGACTCCGAGTCGCTGCGCGCGAACGCGCAGGCTCTGCACAAGCGGACCAAGGCTCCGGTCATCGTCTACGCGAACGGCGAGTTTCCGCAGACGATCGTGGGCAACCCGGTCCACGGGACCAAATCGATGGCGATCGACCCACGGCTCGCGATGGAGGCCGCCCCGCGCCTCGCCGCCTTCGGAAAGCAGCTCGACGTCGAGCTCGCGACCACGGCACCCGGTGTGCCGACCACCGTCATCGGGCACTCGTACGGAGGCTCGATCGTCGGCACGGCCGAGCAGCTGGGCATGCGCGCCGACCGTGTCGTGTACGCCTCCTCCGCGGGAACCGGCACGCTGCCGGATGCCGAGTGGTCGAATCCGGACCCCGACGTCCGCCGTTACTCGCTGACGGCGCCGGGCGATCTGATACACATCGCTCAGGAGTACGGAGGCCTCGTCCACGGCGGCGATCCCGACACGGCGCCGGGCGTCACCCGGCTCGACACCGGATACTCCGGTCCCGACGAGAACGGCGATCGGCACCTCCTCGAAGGAACCTCGGCCCACTCCTCGTATCTGAGTGACCCCGAGTCCGATGCCTTCGAGGCCATCGCGCAGGTCGTGATCGGCGAGGAGCCGGACCACTACGTCGACCGCGCACCCGATCTTCCGGGCGCCGACGAACTGGACGACGTCGAGCGCACTCTGACCCTGGCCGGGAAGATCGCCGGCACGATGCTGCTCGATCAGCTCGTCGCACCGTTCACTGCGCCCTTTCGATGA
- a CDS encoding 4Fe-4S binding protein, producing MPHVITQACCGDASCVYACPVNCIHPTPDEPGFGTAEMLYVDPSSCVDCGACVSACPVGAILPGHRLPENADRFVDVNAGHYGLSEDETGAPGARFPVEQHRRLPLAPIRKPKAIRGGPGRVDVAIIGSGPSSMYAADELLKQPRVHVTVYERLSTPFGLARFGVAPDHQSTRRVIDLFDDIARHPNIDIMLNTDVGEDISLDAVRARHHAVLWAGGAPTDRALPVPGVDLPGVRSATQLVGWYNAHPDFLAPEPNLSTDRVIVIGNGNVALDVARILTAEPDGLEATDISRDALTALRASTVREVVVAGRRGPEHAAFTLPELIGLADGTARVWVDPAELDRWPTPDHPDPTAAAKVALLHEISQRRRPEEPFIRLTFGRTPIEIVGDDRARGVRFRLTGSDAEETIDTGLVLTSIGYRGVRVPGLPFDETTGTVAHRAGRVVDGGDPIPGVYVTGWIKRGPSGFIGTNKTDSGETVASLLADAEAGLLPIPR from the coding sequence GTGCCCCACGTCATCACCCAGGCATGCTGCGGTGACGCCTCCTGCGTCTACGCATGCCCCGTCAACTGCATTCACCCGACGCCCGACGAACCGGGCTTCGGCACCGCCGAGATGCTGTACGTCGATCCATCGAGCTGCGTCGACTGCGGCGCGTGCGTCTCGGCGTGCCCCGTCGGCGCCATCCTCCCCGGCCACCGGCTCCCGGAGAACGCCGATCGCTTCGTCGACGTCAACGCGGGCCATTACGGCCTCTCCGAGGACGAGACCGGAGCACCGGGCGCACGCTTCCCCGTTGAGCAGCACCGACGACTCCCCCTCGCACCCATCCGGAAGCCGAAGGCCATCCGGGGCGGCCCCGGCCGCGTGGACGTAGCGATCATCGGCTCCGGACCGTCGTCGATGTACGCCGCCGACGAACTGCTCAAGCAGCCGAGGGTCCACGTCACCGTGTACGAACGACTCTCCACGCCGTTCGGGCTGGCCCGCTTCGGCGTCGCCCCGGATCATCAGTCAACCCGGCGGGTGATCGACCTGTTCGACGACATCGCCCGCCATCCGAACATCGACATCATGCTGAACACCGATGTCGGCGAGGACATCTCGCTCGATGCCGTGCGCGCACGGCATCATGCGGTGCTCTGGGCGGGCGGTGCTCCCACCGACCGTGCGCTCCCGGTACCCGGAGTCGACCTGCCCGGAGTACGGAGTGCGACACAACTCGTGGGTTGGTACAACGCCCACCCCGACTTCCTCGCACCGGAGCCGAACCTGTCGACCGACCGGGTCATCGTGATCGGCAACGGCAACGTCGCCCTCGACGTCGCCCGGATCCTGACCGCCGAACCGGACGGCCTCGAGGCCACCGACATCTCGCGAGACGCGCTCACGGCACTGCGTGCCTCCACCGTCCGCGAAGTGGTGGTGGCGGGACGCCGCGGACCCGAGCACGCGGCCTTCACCCTGCCCGAGCTGATCGGCCTCGCCGACGGCACGGCCCGCGTGTGGGTCGATCCGGCCGAGCTCGACCGCTGGCCGACCCCGGACCACCCCGATCCGACGGCCGCCGCCAAGGTGGCTCTCCTGCACGAGATCTCGCAGCGGCGCAGGCCCGAGGAGCCGTTCATCCGCCTCACCTTCGGCCGCACTCCCATCGAGATCGTGGGTGATGACCGCGCCCGCGGTGTCCGATTCAGGCTCACCGGATCCGATGCCGAGGAGACCATCGACACCGGTCTGGTGCTCACCTCCATCGGGTACCGCGGAGTCCGGGTCCCCGGACTGCCGTTCGATGAGACGACCGGCACCGTCGCGCACCGCGCGGGTCGCGTCGTCGACGGCGGCGATCCGATTCCCGGCGTCTACGTGACGGGCTGGATCAAGCGCGGTCCGTCCGGGTTCATCGGCACCAACAAGACCGACTCGGGCGAGACCGTGGCGAGTCTCCTCGCCGACGCGGAGGCCGGGCTGCTGCCGATCCCCCGCTGA
- a CDS encoding AurF N-oxygenase family protein — MTTTPHRPTSYRPPVKQETEPDYEQVLDDLSTASVHRNFDPYVDIDWDAPEMAVIPDDPRWILSYEVDPIGRHPWYQNLPQEKQIRIGMWRQANVAKVGLQFESILIRGLMQYADHLPNGDKRFRYVTHESKEECNHTLMFQELVNRIDMPTHGMRRQMRMTSPIIPLFSTLVPTVFFFGVLAGEEPIDHIQKDFLRNRSNLHPAMSAVMELHVAEEARHISFAHNHLRTTVPTKSRLHRFGLSLVMPIVMRVLCSAIVVPPPEFAKEFDVPRDVMKDIFWGSDESKAFLRGVFGDVRMLAEQCGLMNVASRRIWRMLGIDGRSSRFRSEPAYTAS; from the coding sequence ATGACCACCACCCCGCACCGGCCCACTTCGTACCGGCCACCGGTGAAGCAGGAGACCGAACCGGACTACGAACAGGTGCTCGACGATCTGTCCACGGCTTCGGTGCACCGGAACTTCGATCCGTACGTCGACATCGACTGGGACGCCCCCGAGATGGCGGTGATTCCGGATGATCCGAGGTGGATCCTGTCGTACGAGGTCGACCCCATCGGCCGCCACCCGTGGTACCAGAACCTTCCCCAGGAGAAGCAGATCCGCATCGGCATGTGGCGTCAGGCCAACGTCGCGAAGGTCGGACTGCAGTTCGAGTCCATCCTCATTCGCGGACTGATGCAGTACGCCGATCATCTCCCCAACGGGGACAAGCGGTTCCGCTACGTGACGCACGAGTCCAAGGAGGAGTGCAACCACACGCTCATGTTCCAGGAGCTCGTCAACCGGATCGACATGCCGACGCACGGCATGCGGCGTCAGATGCGGATGACGTCACCGATCATCCCGCTGTTCTCGACCCTCGTGCCGACGGTGTTCTTCTTCGGCGTTCTCGCGGGCGAGGAGCCGATCGATCACATCCAGAAGGATTTCCTGCGCAATCGGTCCAACCTGCATCCGGCGATGTCCGCGGTCATGGAGCTGCACGTCGCCGAGGAGGCCCGGCACATCTCCTTCGCCCACAACCATCTGCGCACCACCGTGCCGACCAAGAGCCGGTTACACCGTTTCGGGCTGTCACTCGTGATGCCGATCGTGATGCGCGTGCTGTGCAGCGCGATCGTGGTTCCGCCGCCCGAGTTCGCCAAGGAGTTCGACGTGCCCCGCGACGTCATGAAGGACATCTTCTGGGGATCGGACGAGTCGAAGGCCTTCCTGCGCGGCGTGTTCGGAGACGTACGCATGCTCGCCGAGCAGTGCGGCCTGATGAACGTGGCGTCACGCCGCATCTGGCGGATGCTCGGCATCGACGGTCGCTCGTCCCGCTTCCGCAGCGAACCCGCCTACACGGCCAGCTGA
- a CDS encoding cation:proton antiporter, with protein sequence MEAVVIVVVCVLAIAAANHFASRLRMAAPLLLVLFGVAVSFVPSLPPVSVNPEIILMGVLPPLLYAAAVAMPAMEFKRDFQMISGLSVALVVVSSLGLGLVFMWVLPQADFATGVALGAILSPTDAVATNTVQRVGAPNRLITVLSGESLFNDASALVMLRAAIAAMASSVSLFGVAVSFAWAILAAVAVGAVIGWVFVRIRARISNPAVATATSLVIPYVAFVPTELIEASGLVAAVAAGLMSGRGSVRYLTAAHRQSDVQSWRMVELLLEGGVFLLMGLELKALIIDVGDSGDTVWHALWPAALAFVLLILIRLALVMPLVQWSERRARRLIAHEERLERLHVDLADSKRLGRRATDRVRARIGRRLADIAFYRTQSIGAREGLVVVWAGMRGVVTLAAAQTLPADTPYRSMLVLLAFFVAVGSLMIQGGTLAAFVRWMKLPDHSADEAAERKLLGREMASVTGRILADPSVSADPRIARSIETVRRLEATEGDEDVGDGADLDAVALDRRMAGAKRMRRVRRMILDGQRRHLLELRERGSFSSSALTSALERLDAEELSLDAQAPAGS encoded by the coding sequence GTGGAAGCCGTCGTCATCGTTGTCGTGTGCGTGCTGGCGATCGCGGCTGCCAACCACTTCGCCTCCCGGCTTCGCATGGCGGCGCCGCTGCTCCTCGTGCTGTTCGGCGTGGCTGTCAGCTTCGTGCCGAGCCTTCCTCCGGTATCGGTGAATCCCGAGATCATCCTGATGGGGGTGCTCCCACCGCTGCTCTACGCGGCCGCAGTCGCGATGCCCGCGATGGAGTTCAAGCGGGACTTCCAGATGATCAGCGGCCTGTCCGTGGCGCTGGTCGTGGTCAGCTCGCTGGGTCTCGGTCTGGTGTTCATGTGGGTCCTGCCGCAGGCCGACTTCGCGACCGGCGTCGCGCTCGGGGCGATTCTCAGCCCCACAGATGCGGTGGCCACCAATACCGTCCAGCGCGTCGGTGCGCCGAATCGGCTGATCACGGTACTCAGCGGGGAGAGCCTCTTCAACGATGCGAGTGCGCTGGTCATGCTGCGTGCGGCGATCGCGGCGATGGCGTCGAGCGTGTCGCTCTTCGGGGTCGCGGTCTCGTTCGCCTGGGCGATTCTGGCCGCCGTCGCGGTCGGGGCCGTCATCGGCTGGGTCTTCGTGCGCATTCGCGCCCGTATCTCCAATCCGGCGGTCGCCACGGCGACTTCGCTGGTGATCCCGTACGTCGCCTTCGTGCCGACGGAGCTGATCGAGGCATCGGGCCTCGTCGCGGCCGTGGCGGCGGGACTGATGTCCGGGCGTGGTTCCGTTCGGTACTTGACGGCGGCGCACCGGCAGTCCGACGTTCAGAGTTGGCGGATGGTGGAACTTCTGCTCGAAGGCGGCGTCTTCCTCCTCATGGGTCTCGAGCTCAAAGCGCTGATCATCGACGTCGGTGACAGCGGCGACACCGTCTGGCATGCACTGTGGCCCGCAGCGCTCGCGTTCGTGCTTCTCATCCTGATCCGACTCGCCCTGGTGATGCCACTGGTGCAGTGGTCGGAGAGGCGGGCGCGCCGTCTGATCGCGCACGAGGAGCGGCTCGAACGCCTCCACGTCGACCTGGCGGATTCGAAGCGACTGGGCAGGCGGGCCACTGACCGGGTGCGCGCCCGCATCGGCCGACGTCTGGCCGACATCGCGTTCTACCGAACTCAATCGATCGGTGCGCGTGAGGGCCTCGTCGTGGTGTGGGCGGGCATGCGAGGCGTCGTGACTCTCGCGGCGGCCCAGACGCTCCCGGCCGACACTCCCTACCGCTCCATGCTGGTGCTCCTGGCGTTCTTCGTCGCCGTCGGATCGTTGATGATCCAGGGCGGCACTCTCGCGGCGTTCGTCCGGTGGATGAAGCTGCCGGACCACTCGGCCGACGAGGCGGCGGAACGCAAGTTGCTCGGCCGGGAGATGGCGTCCGTCACGGGACGGATCCTGGCCGACCCGAGTGTGTCCGCCGATCCGAGGATCGCACGGAGCATCGAGACGGTGCGCCGGTTGGAGGCGACGGAGGGGGACGAGGACGTCGGCGACGGAGCCGATCTCGACGCGGTGGCCCTCGATCGGCGGATGGCGGGCGCCAAGCGGATGCGCCGCGTCCGCCGGATGATCCTCGACGGGCAGCGTCGGCATCTGCTGGAGCTGCGCGAGCGCGGATCGTTCAGTTCGAGTGCGCTCACCTCCGCACTCGAGCGGCTCGACGCCGAGGAACTCAGTCTCGACGCACAGGCGCCGGCTGGTTCGTGA
- a CDS encoding universal stress protein, with protein sequence MSVILVGVDGSEASADAVRWATRTAAAEHLPLKIVAAYSSTTSDYAPGLVIPQDVIDAIRKESTSAVQSAAEIARGEVPDIELSGSIVEGDAARVMLEVGATAHTIVLGTRGLGSVKGLFLGSVSTNVAAHAKGRVVIVPHGATGGDGPVVVGVDDSAVSDPAVEEAYRQADVHKCKLVAVHTWTPLDADALHGFGLDQAEIEEMSNQAIEAVAERMAGYREDYPDVEVERVVIPEEPAKAILDAARDEASLIVMGSRGRGGFAGLLLGSRSQKVLHHAQVPVMIVRR encoded by the coding sequence ATGAGTGTGATCCTGGTCGGTGTAGATGGTTCTGAGGCTTCGGCGGATGCGGTTCGCTGGGCCACCCGGACGGCGGCGGCCGAACATCTCCCGCTGAAGATCGTCGCCGCATACAGTTCCACCACGAGCGATTACGCGCCGGGCCTGGTCATTCCGCAGGACGTGATCGACGCGATCCGCAAGGAATCGACGAGCGCGGTCCAGTCGGCCGCCGAGATCGCGCGGGGCGAGGTGCCCGACATCGAGCTGAGCGGCTCCATCGTCGAGGGCGACGCGGCACGGGTGATGCTGGAGGTAGGCGCCACCGCGCACACGATCGTGCTCGGCACCCGCGGCCTCGGCAGCGTCAAGGGCCTGTTCCTCGGATCGGTGAGTACCAACGTCGCCGCACATGCCAAGGGGAGGGTGGTCATCGTGCCGCACGGGGCGACCGGCGGAGACGGCCCCGTGGTGGTCGGCGTCGACGACTCGGCGGTCAGCGACCCCGCCGTCGAAGAGGCCTACCGCCAGGCCGACGTGCACAAGTGCAAGCTCGTCGCGGTGCACACCTGGACGCCGCTCGACGCCGATGCCCTGCATGGTTTCGGTCTCGATCAGGCGGAGATCGAGGAGATGTCGAACCAGGCGATCGAGGCGGTCGCCGAGCGCATGGCCGGTTACCGCGAGGACTATCCCGACGTCGAGGTGGAGCGGGTGGTGATCCCCGAGGAGCCGGCCAAGGCGATTCTCGACGCGGCCCGCGACGAGGCGTCCCTGATCGTGATGGGAAGCCGCGGCCGCGGCGGCTTCGCCGGGCTGCTCCTGGGATCGCGTAGCCAGAAGGTGCTGCACCACGCCCAGGTTCCCGTGATGATCGTGCGCCGCTGA
- a CDS encoding MFS transporter: MNQLPRGLWILLAANVVIALGYGLIAPALPIFASDFGVGVTAATAVVSAFAVMRLLFAPTTGRLVTKLGERRIYLTGLLIVAASTFACAFADAYWQLLVFRAAGGIGSTMFSVSAMALLIRLAPPAIRGRASGYFSAGFLLGNLAGPLIGAALVDFGLRLPFVVYAIALLIAAAVVAFAMPAAPPAPTATDGSPSGLPAAGFFEALRWREYRAILASNFAQGWASMGVRIAIVPLFVEQGLGQGAGWAGVVLACYAAGNIIAIMVSGRLSDRFGRRPVMIPGLTVAAASTMVLGWAPDIGTVLVLTAVAGLGSGLFAPTHQAALGDLLADRQRGGSALAAYGMSSDLGAVSGPLVAGFIADRVGYELAFAVTGGVVVVALLLWLVANEPQPARARSSSATTSDDPTPGPR; the protein is encoded by the coding sequence ATGAACCAGCTGCCTCGTGGGCTGTGGATCCTGCTGGCCGCGAACGTCGTCATCGCGCTCGGCTACGGGCTGATCGCGCCCGCACTGCCGATCTTCGCCAGCGATTTCGGCGTCGGCGTGACGGCGGCGACCGCCGTCGTCTCCGCGTTCGCGGTGATGCGACTGCTGTTCGCCCCGACCACCGGACGCCTCGTCACCAAGCTCGGCGAACGCCGGATCTATCTGACCGGGCTCCTGATCGTCGCCGCGAGCACGTTCGCCTGCGCCTTCGCCGACGCCTACTGGCAGCTTCTGGTGTTCCGCGCCGCCGGCGGCATCGGTTCGACGATGTTCTCGGTCTCGGCGATGGCCCTGCTCATCCGGTTGGCGCCACCGGCGATCCGCGGGCGTGCGTCCGGATACTTCTCGGCGGGCTTCCTGCTCGGCAATCTGGCTGGGCCGCTCATCGGCGCGGCGCTCGTCGACTTCGGGCTGCGGCTGCCGTTCGTGGTGTACGCGATAGCCCTGCTGATCGCCGCCGCGGTAGTCGCGTTCGCGATGCCCGCTGCGCCACCCGCCCCGACTGCGACCGACGGGTCGCCGTCGGGCCTGCCGGCCGCAGGATTCTTCGAGGCGCTCCGGTGGCGTGAGTACCGGGCCATCCTCGCATCCAACTTCGCGCAGGGGTGGGCGTCGATGGGCGTCCGGATCGCCATCGTGCCGCTGTTCGTGGAGCAGGGGCTCGGGCAGGGCGCCGGATGGGCCGGCGTCGTCCTCGCGTGTTACGCGGCGGGGAACATCATCGCGATCATGGTGTCGGGCAGGCTTTCCGACCGGTTCGGGCGCAGGCCGGTGATGATCCCGGGGCTGACGGTGGCGGCGGCGTCGACGATGGTGCTCGGTTGGGCCCCCGACATCGGGACGGTGCTCGTGCTGACGGCGGTCGCCGGCCTCGGTTCCGGTTTGTTCGCACCCACCCATCAGGCCGCGCTCGGCGATCTCCTCGCCGACCGTCAGCGTGGAGGGTCGGCCCTCGCCGCTTACGGGATGTCGTCCGATCTGGGGGCGGTGAGCGGCCCGCTGGTCGCCGGGTTCATCGCGGACCGCGTCGGTTACGAACTCGCGTTCGCGGTGACCGGTGGCGTGGTGGTCGTCGCGCTGCTGCTCTGGCTCGTCGCGAACGAGCCGCAGCCTGCGCGGGCTAGGTCCAGCTCGGCAACCACATCTGACGACCCCACTCCAGGTCCGAGATAG